One genomic window of Salmo salar chromosome ssa12, Ssal_v3.1, whole genome shotgun sequence includes the following:
- the LOC106565052 gene encoding odorant receptor 131-2-like, with the protein MNFSVDGNVTHISLKVRDTFVTALTKNIIVVALCISINYINGTFVHTFFKYETFNVNPRYILFIHLVINDMIQLTIAVFLHVISYILFTINVSFCCFLLMIAIFTTLNTPVNLATMALERYIAVCIPLRHSQICTARRTYILIGIIWIMGAIPILPDLFILLATEPLQFFHSNIFCSRDSLFRNPYLIEKKNISHAVYLTVVWFTLFYTYFRIMFTAKAANADAKKARNTILLHAVQLLMCMFTYIGPLIDSLLLYIFSTHALEIRFTSYVIVHILPRFISPIVYGLRDQTFCKYLKRYLMCRVNKHLSSKCVPFKHHQPSEKVFIDHIAG; encoded by the coding sequence ATGAATTTCTCAGTCGATGGCAAcgtcacacacatctctctcaagGTCAGAGACACGTTTGTCACGGCGTTGACAAAGAACATTATTGTGGTGGCGCTGtgcatctccattaactacatcaatgGCACATTTGTCCACACCTTCTTCAAATACGAGACCTTCAATGTCAACCCTCGCTACATCCTCTTCATTCACCTGGTGATCAATGACATGATCCAATTGACCATTGCTGTCTTCCTGCATGTCATAAGCTACATCCTGTTCACAATCAATGTGTCTTTTTGCTGCTTTCTTTTGATGATCGCCATTTTTACCACTTTGAATACTCCTGTGAACCTGGCTACCATGGCCTTAGAGCGCTATATAGCTGTATGTATACCGCTGCGCCATTCTCAGATATGTACAGCGCGCAGGACCTACATTCTCATTGGAATCATTTGGATCATGGGCGCCATTCCAATTTTACCTGACCTTTTCATTCTCTTGGCCACAGAACCACTTCAGTTCTTCCACTCCAACATATTCTGTAGTCGAGACTCACTTTTCCGCAACCCGTACCTGATAGAGAAGAAAAACATTTCCCACGCTGTGTATCTGACTGTTGTTTGGTTCACTCTTTTCTATACGTATTTCAGGATCATGTTCACTGCCAAGGCGGCTAATGCGGATGCCAAGAAGGCTCGCAACACCATCTTGCTTCATGCTGTACAGTTGTTAATGTGCATGTTCACCTACATAGGCCCTTTGATTGACAGCCTGTTGCTATATATATTTTCCACACATGCGCTGGAGATCCGGTTTACTAGCTATGTAATTGTTCATATTTTGCCCAGATTTATTAGTCCAATAGTTTATGGGCTTAGAGATCAGACCTTTTGTAAGTATCTGAAGAGGTACTTGATGTGTAGGGTGAATAAGCATTTATCCTCAAAATGTGTCCCTTTCAAACACCACCAGCCAAGTGAAAAGGTCTTTATAGATCACATAGCAGGATAA